The following DNA comes from Camelina sativa cultivar DH55 chromosome 14, Cs, whole genome shotgun sequence.
tggaagaaagaaagatcaagCTCGATGTAGTCCATTACAGTACCATCATCGATGGTCTTTGCAAAGACGGGAGCCTCGACGATGCATTCAACCTTTTCAACGAAATGGAAGTGAAAgggatcaaatcaaatatcattacCTACAACACTCTCATTAGAGGCTTCTGTAATGATGGTAGATGGGATGATGGTGCCAAGTTGCTTGGGGATATGATCACAAGGAATATCACCCCAGACGTTGTCACATTCAACGcattgattgattgttttgcGAAAGAGGGAAAACTTGTAGATGCCGAAACACTGCACAAGGAGATGATCACAAGAGGTATAGCTCCTGATATTATTACATACAATTCTTTGATAGATGGGTTTTGCAAGGAGAACCGCCTAGACAAGGCAAACCAGATGTTGGATCTGATGGTTAGCAAAGGGTGTGATCCTAATATCGTGACTTACGGTATTCTCATAAATGGATATTGTAAGGCTGAGCGGGTCGATGATGGTTTTGAATTGTTCCGCAAAATGTCCCTGAGAGGAGTGGTTGCTAATACAGTTACTTATAGCACTCTAATCCATGGGTTTTGTCAATCGGGAAAACTTGAGGTTGCTAAAGAACTCTTCCAAGCGATGGTTTCTCGTCGTGTTCCTCCTGATATCGTGACTTATTCTATTTTGCTGGATGGGTTGTGTGACAATGGGGAACTAGAAAAAGCAatggaaatttttgaaaaaatgcaGAAGAGTAAGATGGAACTTGATATTGGTATCTATAACATCATCATTCACGGGATGTGCAATGATAGTAAGGTAGATGATGCTTGGGATTTATTCAGTAGTCTACCTCTTAGAGGAGTGAAGGCCGATGTTAAGACATACACCATAATGATTGGAGGACTGTGTAAGAAAGGCTCACTATCTAAAGCGGACctgttgtttaaaaaaatgaaggagGAAGGGTGTGAGCCAGATAATTGGACATACAACACTCTAATCCGAGCACATCTCCTAGTTAGTGATGTAATGACGTCAGCTGAACTCATCGAAGAAATGAAGAGGTGCAGGTTCGCTGCTGATGCTTCGACTATAAAGATAGTTATGGATATGTTATCCGATGGTAGATTGGACAAAAAGTTTTTGGATATGCTTTCTTAGAATGTTTTCATCTTAGAAAGAATTGGTCATAGAATACTCTGAGGAAGAATGGATAGAAAGAGTTGAATGGGAGGAAGATGCCACACGATGACACCGTTTCTTACCTTCTTGTAGGCTGCGTTGAGGAGCCATATGAGTCCATGACCCAgaatattgttgtttttgtatcttcttcttttagtcTACCCCTGTTTCGGTTCTGAATTATTCTTTGAAATTTAATGttcaagaaaaaaagttttaatgagTATCAAAAACATATTTGTACTACATTTGCAATGTACCTTGTTTAAACAACTCTCAAAACACTAAACAGCGCTCTGAGCACTTGCAAATAAGATCAATTTCTTACCTACGTCTGTCTGTATTTGCTAATTTGTGACCATATACTATTATTAGTTTCTTTTGACTGATCCTTATTTAAgtgaatccattttttttttgtgtcacaCTAATTAAGTCCATCATCTAAGGGCTGAGGCTAAGATCATGACTGCATTTTCTAGGCTAAAAGAGGAATTCTTCTCGTATATACCACTTCAAATCAAGGGCGGACCCACGTCACGGTAAAGAGGGGCAGCTGCCACggtcaaaatttcaaaaacaagagTTATTTATTAccattttaatttttgcatttgctaaaaaaatatttaatgccCCCAACATTTTTATATCCACGTTTTTTATCAATacataaatttggatttttgtgttGAATTGAAAGcctaatttattttgttacaattgGAAGCCCATTTAGTTGATAAAAAGAATACTACAAGCCCATTTCGTTTTAGTTGGTTTTATCTCATTCCCCATTACACAACTAAAACGTGAGATTTTTcagcttcttttctttctgatttcgttttttagccaaaatttgttttgttcgtTTCCATTAAAGACGCAAAATCTCATATTCAGGTAACGTTTTTGCTTCTTCTATGCTTCTAGAATTTAAGTTGATCCTTTtttattagatgttttgttatatttctACGGGTGTCTGAGTCTCTTTCCTTTTCTACTTTGATTTTAGAAACATAATTGAGCAGTTGAGTTTTGCAGATAAAACAATGGAGCGATATTACAAACCAACTTCTGCTTCaaatatttatgataatttGGATGATTTGCCGTGGGATCCTgctcaaagaaaaagaatattggATTATCATCCAAATCAAAGAGATGAAGTAAGGCGCAAGTACTTAACTAGAGGTCCATGTCAACCTTATGATCATATATTTCCTCAGAAAAGAATTGGAACTGCATTGAGGCGATTTAATTCAGCTTGGTTTGGTAAATACTCTACCTGGTTAGAGTATAGTACATCGACTAATAAAGCTTATTGCTtgtgttgttatttatttaaagatgaGATACCAAAAAGAGGCAACAATTATGCGTTTGTGGAAGAAGGTTTTTCTCTGTGGAATAAGCCTGAGTCACTAAGGGATCATGTGGGTGATACACCCAACACATTTCATAAGATTGCTGCTAGGAAATGTGATGATTTGTTGAATCAAGCTCAGTCTATTGTACATGCTCTGCATAAGCAAGACGATGTCGTAAAAAAGGAGTATCGCGTCCGGTTGAATGCTTCGATTGATGCTTCCAGGTACTTGTTGAGACAAGGGTTACCTTTTCGTGGTCATGATGAATCAAAAGAGTCTGCTAATAGAGGTAATTTTTTAGAGCTCATTAGATACACTGGAGAACAAAATGATGGTGCACATAAGGTTATTTTGGAGAATGCTCCAAAAAATAACCAGATGATTTCTCCAGTGATTCAAAAGGATATTGCAAACTCTTTTGCAGAAGAAGTTGTGAAATCTATCATAGAAGAAATTGATCATGATGTGTTTGCTTTGTTGGTTGATGAGTCTGTATATCTCTGACAAGGAACAAATGGCTGTTGTTTTTCGGTTTGTTGATAAGAGTGGAGCaattaaagaaagatttgttgGAGTTCTTCATGTGAAAGAAACATCTTCTTTATCTCTGAAGTCTGCAATTGATGGTTTATTTGCAAAATATGGGTTAAGCTTGACAAAGGTTAGAGGACAAGGTTATGACGGAGCAAGTAATATGAAGGGTGAGTTCAATGGGCTTAGATCATTGGTTGCTAGGGAAAACAGTTCTGCATATTACGTCCATTGTTTTGCTCATCAACTTCAGCTGGTGGTCGTTGCAGTTGCTAAAAAACACTTTAGTGTTGGTGATTTTTTTGACATGGTTTCTACTATGTTGAATGTGGTTGGAGCTTCTTGTAAGAGGAAGGATATGATTCGAGAAAGTTATCGGAATAAAGTGCAGGAGGGAATTAGTAGTGGTGACATTAGCACTAGAACAGGATTGAATCAAGAGCTTTCTCTTCAAAGGCCTGGAAGTACTCGTTGGAATTCTCATCACAAAACGTTATTGCGTATGGTTGAGTTGTTTCCTTCTATCATTGAAGTTCTTGAGTATATTCAAGATGAAGGAGTTGATGACTCAAAAAGACGTCAAGCATATGGTCTTCTCAAGTACTTTCATACATTTGATTGTGTGTTCTATATGCAACTAATGTTACTCATCTTGGGGATGACCGAGAATTTATCGATGGCTTTGCAAAGGAAGGATCAAGATATTTTGAATGCCATGTCACTGGTTGAATCAACTAAGCGAGAATTACAAAAACTACGAGATGGTGGATGGGATTCATTTCTGATTaatgtttctgatttttgtGAGAAACATAATTTTGAAGTGCTCAAGATGGATGAAGATTTTGTTGATTCAAGGAagccaagaaaaaaaaccaacataACCACTATGCATCATTACAAGGTTAATTGTTTCTATACTGTTTTGGATATGCAACTTCAGGAGTTTAGTGATCGTTTTACCGAGGTAAACACTGAACTACTTATTTGTATGGCTTCTTTAAGTCCTCTTGACTCGTTTCATGAGTTTGACAAGACAAAGTTGATGAGATTGGCTGGATTTTACCCAGAGGACTTTAGTTTTGGGGATTGTTTATGTCTTGAACAACAACTCGGAATCTACATCGGCAATATATGCGCCGATATAAGATTCAAGAATTTGAAGAATCTTGGAGATCTTTCTCGTCTTATGGTGGAAACAAGAAAGCATCTTGCGCATCCTTTGGTTTATAGACTGCTGAAGTTAGTTTTAACTTTGCCTGTGGCTACTGCAAGTGTGGAAAGGTGTTTCTCTGCAATGAAACTAGTGAAGACATCATCACGCAACAGAATTGGAGATCAGTTTTTAAGCGATTGTTTAGTATGTTATATTGAGAAAGATTTATTTAGATTGGTCACTAATGAAAAGGTGATTAAAAGATTTCAGACTATGAGTGAGCGTAGGATACttttataagatattttgttCAAACGTTATTATGTGTTTTGTAAAACATGGTTGTTGCCACTGATAAAATTCTTTCTTAGATCCGCCACTGCTTCAAATATAGGAGTTGGCTGACTCAAAGACAGAGGAACTTCTTTCTTCAAATACAAATCCATAATGATAAACTGACTGTTTATGATGATGGTTGATGACCTTATGATGCCTCCAACGAAAAGCGTAAGAATGCTcttcatttcaactttatggcGATTTTAACAATTGGTTAACCCCTGAATATCCTTAGCTATTGTGCttggttttaaatgttttttttggagatGATTGAGAAACAGCGAAATAAACAGATCTCTGGTTCGCACTTGTTGACGTAAACAGAGCAAATGAGTGAAATGAACATATTTGACCAGCGATTACACCAAGGAGACAATACCATCGGGGACATTAATTATCATGACAAAGGTTTTCTCAAAATCATATGCATATAGCATAACAGGtcttttaaaagacaaaaacaaaaaaaaaaagcatcgcAAAGTTACAAAACATCAGAAAACATATTCCGTTCGGGCCGGGTATTAAATTAGAGAACGTAGTCGTAGAGAGCGGCCAAATATATAATTACTGACTCAAATGGTGGATTTGGCAATTTGCGCTTGATCATcaagagtttcttcttcttttccaaagtTTTGCGCTTGTAGTTGTGGAGGAGTCGTATCTTTGAACTCGATCGGAGCTTGCTTAGCTATTCTGATCAGTCAGGTGAAAAAACATTCAacatagagaaatatatgagcaaCAACGATCCATATAGCTAGCTACGTAttgctaattaattaattgatcatATACACTCTCTGTATCGTTTGAAATTGCAATATATcacttaaattaaaaaaaaaaaaattctgactAAAAAGGAGTGAACACTAGAGAGATATAATAAATGGACACCTACTGAAGAGGGTCGGCGGTAGCTATAGTAACCTCAGAGTGATCCGATTCCTTCTGAGACGcacatattcttcttcttgcatAATTATAACGTTGAGTTTTTTTATAGCTACGTAGCATCGGGCAACGTTTTTTGAAACACCCTCCTCGACCACGCGGGCGTTGCTTCCCCATGATTCTTGTCTTGTACGTCTTGTGCCTCCTAAACCCTAAGGCTACaatgctatatatatgtttaagtaATTTGGGCCGGCCtaacatatttttattccaaGGTTTCCAATTTTCAACTCCCGATCCAGGCCCATAACCTAAACTTCGGTTTGGTTTGTCAATATTTTCTTAGCCGTACGGAATCGAATCTCGAGGTTAAGAAGATagatttgagtttgatgatACTCTGAATCGTACGTAGTTCAGAGCAAAAGGGCtcgaaaaaaattgaaactttttcgTAATTTCGAtcggtatttttttttttaatttgggtgATGCAGTCCCTACTTCGAAACAAAAAAGATACTATCTCTATCTCTCCTTCTCACTTCAATTTATGTCTCCCTCTTATTGCGTAGTATGTATGCTCTTTGCTTTTCAGAGATTACTTGAGTTGCTGCTTCAAAGTTTGATCTCTGTCTCTCTACTCTCTACTTTATTTTCCTGATCTCTTTTatgggttttaaatttttaattgaattttactTATCTGTGTGTTTCTCTCTCCATGAGCTGCAATGGTTAGTTAGTTAGTTTCTGTTACTCTTGTCTTATCTCCAATCAAGTGGTGAATAAAAAGTTTGGTCCccctaaagtttttttttcttttttcttttggagtgGACCTTAGTGATAGAGACGACTTTTGACTTGGACGAAATCATTCATTCACGAATATGACTAACAAAAGTCCAAGTCTTCTTTTTGGCTAGATGTGATCTCCTAACCATCACAGTTCTTAATTGTGAATTAAGCTTCCTTGGTTGCATTTTGAATCTGTCTTTGTGTAAGTGCAGGATGGGGGGTTGTGTGTCTTTCCAACTATCTTGCGATCAAGTATTGAACCGTGCCGGTAGCTGCTTTTGTGGCAGAGGTAATTATATTCGTAACCTTGAGAAGAATTTGGTGGCCCTTGAGAAATCCATGGAAGTACTTAAGGCAAGGCGAGAAGATGTGTTAAGAAGGGTGCTGAGGGAAGAGGGCAAAGGTCTTCAAAGGCTTAACGAAGTCCAGGTATGGCTTACGAGTGTTCAGACCATCGAGAACCATTTTGATGATTTAAGTAGTTGTAAAACCGTTGAACTTCAAAGGTTGTGTCTTTTCGGTGTTTGTTCAAACAACTTAACATCTAGCTTTCGTTACGGGAGAAGGGTATTTCTGATGTTGAAAGAGATTGAGAGTATCAAATCTGATGGAGTCTTTGAAGTTGTGGCTGATTCAGTAGTGGCAGATGTGGTGGAGGAAAGACCTCTGCAACCAATAATTTTTGGTCGAGAAACAATGCTCGAAAGGGCATGGAACCGTCTCATGGATGATGAGACTGGTATCATGGGTCTCTACGGGATGGGAGGAGTAGGAAAAACAACTCTTCTCGCACAGATCAACAATAAGTTTTGTGGCGTAAGTGTTGGGGTTGATATTGTCATTTGGATTGTGGTGTCCAGCGATCTTCGAGTTGAGAAGATTCAAGATGAGATTGCTGAGAAGTTAGGCCTTGGTGGAGGGGGTTggaaccaaaaagagaaaagacagAAGGTCACTGATATACACACTcttatgaagaataagaaatttGTGTTGTTATTGGATGACATTTGGAGAAAAGTGGATTTAACAGAAATTGGAGTCCCATTTCCTACAAGAGAAAATGGATGCAAAGTAGTATTCACCACTCGTTCTAGGGAAGTATGCGGTCACATGGGGGTTGATGATCCAATGGAAG
Coding sequences within:
- the LOC104743252 gene encoding probable disease resistance protein At1g12290, with amino-acid sequence MGGCVSFQLSCDQVLNRAGSCFCGRGNYIRNLEKNLVALEKSMEVLKARREDVLRRVLREEGKGLQRLNEVQVWLTSVQTIENHFDDLSSCKTVELQRLCLFGVCSNNLTSSFRYGRRVFLMLKEIESIKSDGVFEVVADSVVADVVEERPLQPIIFGRETMLERAWNRLMDDETGIMGLYGMGGVGKTTLLAQINNKFCGVSVGVDIVIWIVVSSDLRVEKIQDEIAEKLGLGGGGWNQKEKRQKVTDIHTLMKNKKFVLLLDDIWRKVDLTEIGVPFPTRENGCKVVFTTRSREVCGHMGVDDPMEVECLAKDDSWDLFKKKVGQLTLKSHPDIPEQARKVAEKCCGLPLALNGIGETMSCKRTIQEWHHAVQVLNSYAADFSGMDDQILPILKYSYDSLKGDQIKYCR